A region of the Deinococcus psychrotolerans genome:
CCGGAAACCGCCGCCGATCTGATCCGGCGCGGCGAGAAGCCCACACCGCTGCACCACAACTGCTCCGGTAAACACGCCGGGATGCTGCTGGCCTGCACACTGATGGACTGGCCGCGTGAAGGCTACACCGAGCCGGATCATCCCTTGCAGCGCCGCATCCGGGAACTGCACGCCGAACTGGCCGGCCTCGCGCTAGACGAAGTGCGGGTCGGTACCGACGGGTGCAGCGTACCGGCCTTCGCGCTGCCGCTGAGCGGGGCGGCCCGTATTTTCGCCGGATTGGCGGCTCCCAGCGGCGAGTCTGCGGCGGGACTGGAACGCATTTTTCAGGCGATGCGGGCACATCCCTTTTTGATCGCTGGCCCTGAGCGGCTGGACACCACCCTGATGCCGCTGGTGCCGGGTCTGGCCGCCAAGATGGGGGCCGAAGCGTTCTACGGACTGGCACTGCGTCAGACGCCGCATGGGCCGCTGGGCGTCGCCTTCAAGGTGATCGACGGCGGCGAACGGGCCAGAGCCCACATCGCCCTGGCGCTGCTTGAGGCGCTAGGACTACCGTTGACGCAGGAGCTGAGCGCCCTGGCTCCCAGCACGCAGTTCAACTGGGCGGGGCGGGAAGTCGGCCGGGTGCAGGTGCGTTTGCCACTGATCTGGGCCTAGAGGCGATACCGCTACACCAGGTTCAGTCGGCCTCGAAAGCCACTCAGCCATGTTTCAAATCACCACGGTTCAAGCTTCACACTGCTGGCAGCTCAGGCTCTCTTCATTTCCCTCTCTCCATCAAGCTCAGGAAGGCGCGGACAACTTCAGGATCAAAGTGGTGACCCGACTGCCGTTCGATCTCCAAAACGGCGTCCTCGTGGCTCCAAGCCTTCTTGTATGGCCGTTCGCTGATCAAAGCGTCGTACACGTCGCAGACCGCGAAGATCCGCGCACTCAGGGGAATAGCTGCTCCGGCGAGGCCGTCCGGGTAGCCGCTGCCGTCCCAGCGCTCATGGTGCGAGCGGATGACATCCAGCGTTGGTGTGGAGAGTCCGGCGATACGGGTGGCCAGATCGTATCCCTGAACGACGTGGCTCTGCATGACGGCCCATTCCTCCGGGGTGAGGCGGCCAGGTTTCCTCAGGATCTGATCCGGAACGCAGAGTTTTCCGAGGTCGTGAAGGTAGGCCCCTTGCCGCAGGTGGTGGAGGTCAGTGGTACTCAGGCCGAGCTGCTCGCCGAGCTGTGCCGCCATGCCAGCGGCGCGGCGGGTGTGGCCAATCGTTTCGAAATCTCTGGCTTCGAGGACGATGCCGAGCGTCAACATGCCCGCTTCCAGGGTCGAGCGGACTTCACCAACCGCGCGGCGCAGTTCGAGGGCGTGCTCCAGACGCAGCGCGGTGAGTTCCACGATCTTGCGCATCTGCGGCGTGATGGTCTGCCAACGGTTCACGGTACGCAGCACGATGGCGGCAACCACCTGTCCCCGCCGGAAGACGGGTGTAACGATACTGCTCTTGACGCCCTGCGCGACCACGCTCGCTATATTGTCCGGAATGCTGGGGTAGTCGGTGCCCCACGCCGTCGTCCGCGTGCGGCGCACTGTATTGACGAGGCCGGCATCAGTGAGGGGCACCCGGACATGTAGGGCCGGTTGCGGAACCGGGACGCTCTCGCGGAAGGTGCGGTGAGAGAAAAAGGTTTCATTGCCGTCGATAATGGCGTAGGCGGCCTGATCGACATTGAGCAGCTTCAGCAATCGGTTCAGAGCGTGCTCGATCAGGTCGCCAGGGTCACACAGGGCCTCAAGCTCCTGAGAGAAGGTGACGAAAGAACTCGCCTCGTACTCGCTTGGGGTGGTTTCCCTAAGGTGCTCTTTCTGGACTTGGAGCTGTTCGTCAGCGATGGCAAAGGCACGCTCATAAACTGTTTCGGCTTCCCAAACGGTCATCCCGGCAGTGAATGCCAGAGTGCCCGGCATTGGGCCCGGCAAGCCCCTGTTGGTTTCATCGAGCAAATCTTGAAATGCACTTTGGTCAGGGCCGGGAGTGAGGATCACGAACTCGTCTCCGCCCCACCGGCAAATCAAGGCCCCCGCAGGCAACGCTTCCCTGAGGGCGTGTGCGACGGTGCGGATGTGCGCGTCTCCGCCGCTGTGTCCGCGCAGAGTATTGACGCTCTTCAGCAAATTCAGATCGACGATGGCCAGAACGTGTGGAAAGGTCAAGCTGCGCTGCGCCTCCACGAAAGCGCTGCGCGTGAGGCAGCCAGTCAGCGCGTCGAAGTCGGTGGGCACAGGGTTTCCAGCGCTCCTGAGCAGTGGCCGGACATGCACGATCAGGCCGCCATCGTCCGGGTAGACGGTGATGCCGATCCAACTCTGGTGGCGGTCTCCGAAGACTTCCAGTTCGGTTCGCTGCTGGGTCGACAGGACGTGCCTGAAAGCGGTCATAACTTCAGGTTGGGTCTTGCTCGGAAGGGCGTCCTGATAAGTTCGTCCGAGCAGTTCATGAGGTTCCTTTCCCCAGGCCTTCAAAGCGAAAGCGTTCACGAAAGTCAAGCGTTCATTCGCATCGAGGGTAAACATAACGTCTTCCACTCGGTCGAAGGGGTGCTTGCTGGCAAGCGGGAAGAGAGGAAGCATATGACATGCTACGTCTTGGGCCCGAACAGAAGCCTCACAGCTCACGGGAACACATACGATCTGACTTTCTGATAAGCCAAAATTTTGAAACCGTGTCTCAGCTTTTGCACGGCTCCTCACCACCAGATAGAGCTGCGCTCCCTCCGAAAACCATGCGTCAGGATTCCCGCGTGGGATCTTTGCGCCATTGGTCGAGACTCAGGCCGTACCATACATCTGCTCGGCGGCCACAGAAACGTCACCGAACTGGCACTCTTTAATCGACTCTGCCTCTGCCATCGTCGACTTGTCTGACGGCCTACCGAATCGTCATTGTTTGATCTCGGGCATGAAATCGGCAAGTCGGCCAAGAGCCAAGCCCTCGGCTCCTGACGCTCGGCCCTACAAGTAGGCAAAGTCTCCGCAATCGGGAGAGGCAAGCGGACGGAAGTGGATAGGATGGTGTGGATTCGGATTCACACTAATGTGAATTAGTATTAAAATGTCTATATGTCTACAGATCTCGTCCCGCTCAGCACTGCTCTCAGCTACGCCAACCTCACCGACCAGGTTTTGAGAGTGCGGGCCGTTCAAGCGGCTGCTGCCTACAACACACCCACCCTCGTTTTGGTGCTGCACGCTTACATGACCACCGCCAGCCGTAAAGGGGCAAGAACCAGCCAAAAAACTCTGGGAGCTTACACCCTCGCGGTGCAAGACTTCGTTCCCTGGGCGCAGAGCAGCGGCGTCTCCCTGCTGCGTCCGGGTCGGCGCGACGGCGGACGTTACCTCAGTCATCTTCAGCAGCGCCCCACTGAGGGCAAAGGCAAATCCGGCGTGCTCGCCGCGTCCACCATCGCTCAGTACACCGCAGGCGTCCGCGCCCTCTACCGCGCCCTCAACTGGACGCAGGCCACCGAAGCCCAGCCGTTCGGCGACGTCTACGTTCCGAGCGATCCCACCCCGGGCATCGTCAAAAACCCGCCGTACCTGAGCGAGGTCGATCTCGTCCTCCCGCACTGTGATGCGCCGCTGGCCGCTCTGCTTTTCCTGTGCGCTCACGCGGGTCTGCGCGTCAGTGAAGCGCTGAGCGTCAAGGCGAATGACCTACAAGGCAAGACGCTGACTGTCCACGGCAAGGGCGGCAAGGTGCGGCGGGTGCCGCTCGGCGCGAGAACCCGTCAGGCCCTCACGCTGCTCCCCACGCTTGACGCGGCAGGGCGTTACTTCGACTGGAATTACGGACAGGCGACCTACCGCGCCCGCAAGGTGTTCACCGCCTGCGGCTGTGAGTGGCGGGGCTTTCACGCTGCACGCAAACACTCCGGCACCCGGCTGTATCAAGCGACCAAAGATTTTACGCGGGTGGGCCTGTTTCTGGGCCATGCCTCGGTGGATACCACGCGCCGGTACGTGGCGGTGCAGGACAATGACGTGTCGCAGGAGGTTGAAGAGTGGTAAAACAGATGGGTACTCTAACCCTCAAAACAATTTGGAGGCCCCTTCACGGCCTTCCTGTGAGGCTGGATTTTATCCACTTGGTGAAATAGCGAGGGTACAGGCACACCCGGATGAAATAGGCCAGGCCCGCGCGGTAACTATAGTCCCGTACAACTTTAGAGGTTCAGGTGCAGACTCACACGGAAAACGCCGTTTCCGTCAACTCCTCGGAGATTTTCCACAGTTTCCAAGCGTCGCTGATGTTGTGTGAGCGCTCACTCGACATTGCCCGTTGCGGGTTGCCGCCAAGCTCGGCCAAACCCGACGGCCCGAAATACTGCCCACCCCGCACGTCCGGCGCGGTGGCGGCGTAGAGCGTCGGCAGCGCTCCCATTTGCTGGGTCTGGGCAAACAAGCGGTTGGCTAGCTGCATCCCGCCGCCCTCACCTTGTAATCCGGTGGCCGCGTACCCCGGATGCGCGGCGAGGGCCAGCGTGCCTTTTCGTGCCGCGTCCAGTTTGCGCTGAAGCTCGTAGATAAACAGCAGGTTGGCGAGCTTGCTCTGCCCGTAAGCTTGCCAAGCGTTGTACGGGCGCGTTTTCCAATTGAGGTCATCAAAATCCATCTGCCCAAAGCGGTGGGCGGTGCTGCTGACGCTGATTACCCGTGCGCCGGGGGTGGCATTGAGGAGGTCAATTAATTGAGCACTCAGGGCGAAGTGAGCCAGATGGTTGACGCCGAACTGGGTTTCAAAGCCCTGCTCCGTTTCGCCCTGCGGCGGCACCATGATTCCAGCGTTGTTAATCAGCAAATCGAGGCGGTCATACTTCGCCTTGAACGCCTCTGCGAACGAACGAACCGAATCCAGGTTGCCCAAGTCAAGCGCCATCACGCTGACGCTTCCAGCGGGGTTGAGCGACTGAATTTTCTTGGCGGCGGTGTCGGCTTTGGCGGGGTTGCGACAGGCCATGATCACCGCCGCGCCGCGCTGCGCCAGAGCGCGGGCCGTCTCGAAGCCCAACCCGCTGTTGGCTCCGGTGACGATGGCGACTTTGCCCGTTTGATCGGGGATGTCAGCTTCCGTCCAATCGCTTTTTTTGCGGCCTAAGGCGAGGTAAGCCGCTGGCCCGACGAAATTGAGAAACAGCGCGGCCCGCCAAACTGTTTTACTGCCGTTCATCCGCTCCTCTGAACGCAGGCTCAAGTCAGCCCAGGCAGCGACGAACAAACCAGTCTGCACGGTTCCAGCAGTGATGAGAGCGGCTTTCTGAGCTGGGCTCAGGGTCTTCCAAGTGGGTTTAGGCATAGGTACTCCTTGTTCATAGTCAGTTTGTGGAGGCTGAGAAGCGTTCACTCCAGCTTGCGGAGCGGCGGTACATGAGGAGACCGCGAAACTTCACAGTATCAGCATGTTCATTTTGCACGTCTACGGCGTTGCTCTCCGTGACGCAACAGGCTTCACACTCTAAGCTCCTGAGAAGGTGGCGGGCTGATTTCACGCTGATGACTGAGCTGAATCCCGCTCTCCCTCAGCGTGCCAGCTTGAGCAGCTTCACCAGATCGGCAGGTTCCTCTCCCCTCGCCCGGCACATCTCCACATAGGTTTCCAAGATCACGTCGCCGCTCGATTGAAAAGCGCTCTTGGCGCTGGCGTAGAGGGTCATCACGTCCACGCAGTTTTTCTCCTCCTCGATCATCTTCTGGAGTCCTCGAATCTGACCCTCCAGGCGGCGCAGGCGGTTGAGAATTTTTATCTTTTCGGCTTGACGGTCACTGATAGGAACACTCGCAGTCATGGAGCAAGCATACCCCCTGGGGTATTTGATAGGATAGGGTTATACGCTTCTGGTACGAACTTCAAACGATTTGACAACACGGATCTGACCCAGATTTCGGACATGATCAGTAAACAGCCAAGGTTTGAGAATGAACAGCGGTGCAGGCTAGCCGCCTGACTGAACATTGGCTTTTCAAGATGACGCTGCTGAATACGAATTTTTCAACACCTCCAATCTGATCTTCACCGTCTGCTAAGCTGCCTATACCTGAGTCAGGGGAAGTCCGGTGAGAATCCGGCGCTGTCGCGCAGCGGTATGCAGACGTTTGTTCTGTGAGCCCGAATGCCTCTCAGGAACGCCCCACGCCAAGCGCCATCAACACGGTGGCGGCCATTGCGGCGGGGCTGCGTGATTTTGGGTCGGGCAGCGAAATTGCCGGGGTCATTCTTAACCGGGTCGGCAGCCCTCGCCACACCGATTTATGCCGCGTGGCGCTCAAACAGGTGGGCATTCCGCTGCTGGGCCACCTCCCGAAACAAGAAGCGCTGAGCCTGCCAAGTCGGTATCTGGGGTTGCTGGCTGCCGAGCGGCACGCCCTAGAGCATTTGTCATAATAGAATCTTAGGATGAGTATGTTTGAACCAGTGTTGAATATCTGTCTCTGACACGACACCTAAGGCAACGCCGATGGCATCATAAAGCTCCGTCACGACTGTCACGACTCGCCAAGTCCCACCCCGAACCAGTGCCTTCAACTTGAAAAACATGAGTTCAATCGGGTTGAAATCCGGACTGTAGGGTGAGGTAAACATGACCTCACTTCCATGCGTTTGGATGAGCGTCCGAATGGACGCTCGATGATGTGACGAGAGATTGTCCATCACCACCACTTGCCCTGGCTTTAACGTTGGACACAGTATTTCGCGAACATACCATTCAAACGCTATGCCATCAAGGACGATGGCGGCCTGCGGCCCTGCCAAGCTCAGTGCACAGATCAAGGTCTGATTTCGCCCACGATTTCGCGGAACGCGGTCAACGGCACGCTCATTGCTCGGCGCACGGCTATATCCACGCGTCATCGCGATATGGAACCCACTTTCATCAAGAAAGACCAATCGGTCAGGCGTTTGGAGGTACGGTGCAAGGTCAGTGAGGAACTGCGAACGCAGTTCCTCACGGCGTTCTCTGGCGACCAGTGTTTTTTTTTGGGTGATCTTGTGGCGGCGAAAGACCCGGTCAACCGTTTTGTAACTGATCTTCAACCCGGTGATAGTTTCCAGCATGTCCGCGTGTTCTTGCAACGTCGCATCTTGGTGGGTTTCAAGCTGTGCAAGAAGCTGTTGCTCGTGGAGGGCCATCACCGTACGGCGACGGCCCGTCGGTTTGGCAACAATGTGCAGGGTATTTTGGTGGTGCCGTTTCAGATAGCTTTTGACAGTATCAACATGAACAGAAAAATGTTTTGCTGCTTCACCCGGCGAAGCGCCACCCAGCACCAATGCGACAATCCGAGTCCTAAGTTCCAAACTGTACCCACGTATTCCTACTGTATTCATGAAGCTATTATGTCAAATGCTCTAGTGTATGACCACAGGCATGTCTATAGCTATTTGCGAGTCGGATAGTGGCGCTTGAGTTTCTCCCGAGCTGTGGGTGTCGAGAACTGCCAGTTCACGCGCACAGACCGCGCGTTGCGGTCTGTTTCCCAGGCGTGGATTTCACGCTCGACGGCCTCTTTACTCGCCAAGCGCTGACCCAGACACTGGCGTTGCAAGGCTGACCACTCCAATTCCGCCGTCTTGGGCAGAACGGCACCCATATGGGGCCTGCCCGCATGTTGAGCCAGGACGCATGTTTTGGTGTGTAGATCCACTCGAAGCGTCGGCTCAGCCGCCGAGCTTCCTCTGCCGGAAGATGTTGATATAGCGCTGCTGGACTGTGCGTGGACAGCTGATCCAGCACCAGAACGATCTTCTCGGCAACCGCATAGCGCAGCTCCAGGCACTGGAGCTGCTCAGCAAAGTCCGCATTGCTCCGTCGGTCGGTCACCGTGACTGTGCGTTGACCGGTGTGTGGTTCCAGAGCGACAAAGAAATTGACGGTGCCATACCGCTTGTATTCATGATCCACCCGTGCTGGGGATCCCGGCACGGGTGGCAGTGGCTCTCGGACATGATCCAACAGCTGATACGACTTTTCATCGAAGCAGATGACAGGCCGTGAGGCATCGTAGGGCTGGGCATAGGTGTCCAGCACGGTTTCCATGCGCCACACGAAGTCCGCACCTACCTGGGCGACACACCAACTTTGAACCTGCCACGGTTTGAGTGCGTTTTTTTCAGTGTTCTCCGTACGGTCTCGTCACTGATGCTGTCCACCACACCCAGGGTCACCAGACGATCGGCCAGCAGTTGCATCGTCCATTTCTCCCGGCCGTCGGGACTCGAGCACACTTCGGCGATCAAGATCGCCGTCCGCTGCGCGTTCAGTTTGGGCGGCTGTTTGGGCCGTGCTTTCTCGTGGAGGGCAGCCTGGAGGCCGCCCTCGGTGTACTTCTTGCGGATCGACGCGACGGTGGCAGAACTCACGCCTTGGCGCTCGGCCACGTCCCGATCCAGCAGGCCTCTGTCGCTCAGGAGCAGGAGGCGTGCGCGGGTCGTGGCCCGCGCACTGTGCACGCCTTTCCGAGTCATGTCCGTCAGTTGCTGCCGCTCATCGTCGCTCAGCTGCACAACCCACTGTTTCCGTCGTCCCATCCCTCAGTTTACCTGAAGACATGCCTGTGGTCATGCACTAGGCGCGTCCGTTCACCACGATCCAGTATACCGTTTCCCTTTCATTGTTCCTCCAGCTTGCCACTGAATTCGCAACTTTTTTGGATCTAGATTCGGGGAGCACCCCACCAACTTACCCACTTGATTCAGGAAACACCGCACTGAACTAATCTCTAGAGCATTTGTCATAATAGAATCTTAGGATGAGTATGTTTGAACCAGTGTTGAATATCTGTCTCTGACACGACACCTAAGGCAACGCCGATGGCATCATAAAGCTCCGTCACGACTGTCACGACTCGCCAAGTCCCACCCCGAACCAGTGCCTTCAACTTGAAAAACATGAGTTCAATCGGGTTGAAATCCGGACTGTAGGGTGAGGTAAACATGACCTCACTTCCATGCGTTTGGATGAGCGTCCGAATGGACGCTCGATGATGTGACGAGAGATTGTCCATCACCACCACTTGCCCTGGGTTTAACGTTGGACACAGTATTTCGCGAACATACCATTCAAACGCTATGCCATCAAGGACGATGGCGGCCTGCGGCCCTGCCAAGCTCAGTGCACAGATCAAGGTCTGATTTCGCCCACGATTTCGCGGAACGCGGTCAACGGCACGCTCATTGCTCAGCGCACGGCTATATCCACGCGTCATCGCGATATGGAACCCACTTTCATCAAGAAAGACCAATCGGTCAGGCGTTTGGAGGTACGGTGCAAGGTCAGTGAGGAACTGCGAACGCAGTTCCTCACGGCGTTCTCTGGCGACCAGTGTTTTTTTTATGGGTGATCTTGTAGCGGCGAAAGACCCGGTCAACCGTTTTGTAACTGATCTTCAACCCGGTGATAGTTTCCAGCATGTCCGCGTGTTCTTGCAACGTCGCATCTTGGTGGGTTTCAAGCTGTGCAAGAAGCTGTTGCTCGTGGAGGGCCATCACCGTACGGCGACGGCCCGTCGGTTTGGCAACAATATGCAGGGTATTTTGGTGGTGCCGTTTCAGATAGCTTTTGACAGTATCAACATGAACAGAAAAATGTTTTGCTGCTTCACCCGGCGAAGCGCCACCCAGCACCAATGCGACAATCCGAGTCCTAAGTTCCAAACTGTACCCACGTACTCCTACTGTATTCATGAAGCTATTATGTCAAATGCTCTAGAAAGAATTATTTGCACTACCCCTTCCCCGATCGATATGACAGCCCCGGCGCGAGCGCTTGTAAACGCCGGTAGCAGACACTCCCATCTTCTGGTCAATGTGTCGTCTTGCCTCAGGGTTAGGGAAGCACAGCCGATTTCATCAAGCCGTGATGACATAGAGGTAGACAAAAAATTCTCAATACTCTTCGTCTGATGTATAGAATTCGCTTCGATTGACGATATGGTGAATTTGGGTTACCCTTCAGTCGACTTTCGTCGTCACTTTTTCAGGAAGAACTTCGCCCCGCCATCCTCTTCAAGTTATCGGGAGCTGCCATGACCCCATCCAACGTTCAGCCCAGCGCAGATGAAGTTCGGCACATCACCGTCGGCGGTGCTTATCGGGTGTATACCCGGCGGGTCGGCCACGGCCCGATCACGCTGCTGCTGCTGCACGGCGGCCCCGGCTGTACCCACGAGTATTTCGAGAGCTTTGAAGCGTTTCTCTCGCCGGACGAGTACACCTTCTATTACTACGATCAGCTCGGCAGCTTTTACTCGGATCAACCAGACGACACGAGCTTGTGGACGGTGGAACGCTTCCGAGAAGAAGTCGAGCAAGTCCGGTCTGCCCTCGGTTTGGAGTCGTTTTATTTGTTCGGCAATTCTTGGGGCGGAATGCTCGGTATCGAATATGCCCTCAAATACCAGTCTCATCTCAAAGGCCTGATCGTCAGCAATATGACAGCCAGCATCGCCTCGTACACCGAGTACATCAATGAACTGCGGGGGCGGATGGCCCCAGCACAAGTCGCGGTGATGAAGGCCCACGAAGCGGCTGGCACGCTGGACGACCCCGAATACCAGGAACTGCTCACGCAGCTCTACAACCAGCACATCTGCCGGGTGGTTCCTTGGCCCGAGCCGGTGCAGCGCATGTTCGGTCACCTCGCCCAGCCGGTTTACAACACCATGCAGGGGCCCAACGAATTTCTCGTCACCGGCAACTTCAAAGACTGGAACCGCTGGGAAGATCTGCGCCGCATCCACGTGCCGACGCTGCTATCGGTCGGGCGGCACGACACCATGCGGCCTGCCGACATCGAGGAGATGGGCCACCGAGTGCCCAACAGCCGGGTGTCCATCTGCGAGGATGGCAGTCACCTGAGCATGTGGGACGATCAGGACACCTATTTCACGGCGCTCAAGACCTTTCTCGCGGACGTAGAGGCCGGACAGTTTACGCCCTCTTCTGAGTGAGTGTTCAAGCTGAATTTGGTCTTTTGGTGTTGAATGAGGTTACCGAGTGAGGTCTACCGTGAACGTTGACGCTTCAGCGCTGCCCCAGAGGCAACTCAAGACCCGCACCGCTTCGGCTGCCGCGTGGAGGCGCTTTCGGCGGCAACCGGGCGCAGTGGCGGGACTGCTGATCACTGCGCTGCTGATCGCGATCTGCGTTTTTGCGCCGTGGCTGGCACCGCATGACCCGGTCACGCAGTACCCCAATGGCCTTTCGGAACTCGGTGCGCCGCTGCCACCAACCCACACCTTCTGGTTCGGCACCGACGCGCTGGGCCGCGACCTCTACAGCCGCCTGATTTTCGGCACCCGTACTTCACTGCTCGTCGCCGTGCTCTCGAACTTGATTGCCACGTCTATCGCGCTCCTGCTCGGTACGCTGGCCGGGTACTTCGGCGGGCTGACCGACACCCTGATCATGCGCCTGACCGACGTGCTGATCAGCTTCCCGGTGCTGCTCCTGGCGGCGTTTCTGGCGGCAGTACTGCGCCCCGGCATCGGCGTGATTATCGGTGTGATCGGCGGAGTGGGCTGGTTTTATCTGGCGCGGGTGATCCGGGCCGAACTGCTTTCGGTGCGGCGGCGCGAATATGTCGAGGCGGCCCGCGCCCTGGGGGCCAGCGACGCCCGTATCATCTTCCGCCACGCCCTGCCGCAGATTCTCGGTCAGGTGATGGTCTACAGCACCCTCAATTTCTCGACCACCGTGCTGTTCGTGGCGGCCCTTTCTTACGTCGGGATCGGAGTACAGCCACCGACTCCCGATTGGGGCAACATGATCGCGGACGGCTCGCAATACCTGACAGTCAGCCCCTGGCTGGTGATTTTCCCCGGCATCTTTCTGGGCCTCTCGGTGCTGAGTTTCAACTTGCTCGGTGACGGCCTGCGCGACGCGCTTGACGTCAAGAGCGGAAAGAAGGCGATCTGAATGTTTACCTTTTTAATGCGCCGTGTGGCCTGGAGCGTGGTGGTGCTGCTGTTTGCCTCGCTGCTGACGTTCTTCATCGGCTACAAGGTTCCGGCCGACCCCGCCCGGATGATCG
Encoded here:
- a CDS encoding metal-sensitive transcriptional regulator, whose translation is MTASVPISDRQAEKIKILNRLRRLEGQIRGLQKMIEEEKNCVDVMTLYASAKSAFQSSGDVILETYVEMCRARGEEPADLVKLLKLAR
- a CDS encoding helix-turn-helix domain-containing protein, producing the protein MGRRKQWVVQLSDDERQQLTDMTRKGVHSARATTRARLLLLSDRGLLDRDVAERQGVSSATVASIRKKYTEGGLQAALHEKARPKQPPKLNAQRTAILIAEVCSSPDGREKWTMQLLADRLVTLGVVDSISDETVRRTLKKTHSNRGRFKVGVSPR
- a CDS encoding tyrosine-type recombinase/integrase; the protein is MSTDLVPLSTALSYANLTDQVLRVRAVQAAAAYNTPTLVLVLHAYMTTASRKGARTSQKTLGAYTLAVQDFVPWAQSSGVSLLRPGRRDGGRYLSHLQQRPTEGKGKSGVLAASTIAQYTAGVRALYRALNWTQATEAQPFGDVYVPSDPTPGIVKNPPYLSEVDLVLPHCDAPLAALLFLCAHAGLRVSEALSVKANDLQGKTLTVHGKGGKVRRVPLGARTRQALTLLPTLDAAGRYFDWNYGQATYRARKVFTACGCEWRGFHAARKHSGTRLYQATKDFTRVGLFLGHASVDTTRRYVAVQDNDVSQEVEEW
- a CDS encoding HD domain-containing phosphohydrolase; amino-acid sequence: MLPLFPLASKHPFDRVEDVMFTLDANERLTFVNAFALKAWGKEPHELLGRTYQDALPSKTQPEVMTAFRHVLSTQQRTELEVFGDRHQSWIGITVYPDDGGLIVHVRPLLRSAGNPVPTDFDALTGCLTRSAFVEAQRSLTFPHVLAIVDLNLLKSVNTLRGHSGGDAHIRTVAHALREALPAGALICRWGGDEFVILTPGPDQSAFQDLLDETNRGLPGPMPGTLAFTAGMTVWEAETVYERAFAIADEQLQVQKEHLRETTPSEYEASSFVTFSQELEALCDPGDLIEHALNRLLKLLNVDQAAYAIIDGNETFFSHRTFRESVPVPQPALHVRVPLTDAGLVNTVRRTRTTAWGTDYPSIPDNIASVVAQGVKSSIVTPVFRRGQVVAAIVLRTVNRWQTITPQMRKIVELTALRLEHALELRRAVGEVRSTLEAGMLTLGIVLEARDFETIGHTRRAAGMAAQLGEQLGLSTTDLHHLRQGAYLHDLGKLCVPDQILRKPGRLTPEEWAVMQSHVVQGYDLATRIAGLSTPTLDVIRSHHERWDGSGYPDGLAGAAIPLSARIFAVCDVYDALISERPYKKAWSHEDAVLEIERQSGHHFDPEVVRAFLSLMERGK
- a CDS encoding asparaginase; this encodes MTIDAVGQVIYTRGQQPESQHDVHLAVMDARGRLLAHCGNPELVTFPRSSSKPVQALPLALAAPELPLDELAIACASHAGTPQHLAVVERLLARSGSSVADLRCGTHPPFDPETAADLIRRGEKPTPLHHNCSGKHAGMLLACTLMDWPREGYTEPDHPLQRRIRELHAELAGLALDEVRVGTDGCSVPAFALPLSGAARIFAGLAAPSGESAAGLERIFQAMRAHPFLIAGPERLDTTLMPLVPGLAAKMGAEAFYGLALRQTPHGPLGVAFKVIDGGERARAHIALALLEALGLPLTQELSALAPSTQFNWAGREVGRVQVRLPLIWA
- a CDS encoding proline iminopeptidase-family hydrolase, yielding MTPSNVQPSADEVRHITVGGAYRVYTRRVGHGPITLLLLHGGPGCTHEYFESFEAFLSPDEYTFYYYDQLGSFYSDQPDDTSLWTVERFREEVEQVRSALGLESFYLFGNSWGGMLGIEYALKYQSHLKGLIVSNMTASIASYTEYINELRGRMAPAQVAVMKAHEAAGTLDDPEYQELLTQLYNQHICRVVPWPEPVQRMFGHLAQPVYNTMQGPNEFLVTGNFKDWNRWEDLRRIHVPTLLSVGRHDTMRPADIEEMGHRVPNSRVSICEDGSHLSMWDDQDTYFTALKTFLADVEAGQFTPSSE
- a CDS encoding oxidoreductase, with amino-acid sequence MPKPTWKTLSPAQKAALITAGTVQTGLFVAAWADLSLRSEERMNGSKTVWRAALFLNFVGPAAYLALGRKKSDWTEADIPDQTGKVAIVTGANSGLGFETARALAQRGAAVIMACRNPAKADTAAKKIQSLNPAGSVSVMALDLGNLDSVRSFAEAFKAKYDRLDLLINNAGIMVPPQGETEQGFETQFGVNHLAHFALSAQLIDLLNATPGARVISVSSTAHRFGQMDFDDLNWKTRPYNAWQAYGQSKLANLLFIYELQRKLDAARKGTLALAAHPGYAATGLQGEGGGMQLANRLFAQTQQMGALPTLYAATAPDVRGGQYFGPSGLAELGGNPQRAMSSERSHNISDAWKLWKISEELTETAFSV
- a CDS encoding IS630 family transposase is translated as MNTVGIRGYSLELRTRIVALVLGGASPGEAAKHFSVHVDTVKSYLKRHHQNTLHIVAKPTGRRRTVMALHEQQLLAQLETHQDATLQEHADMLETITGLKISYKTVDRVFRRHKITQKKTLVARERREELRSQFLTDLAPYLQTPDRLVFLDESGFHIAMTRGYSRAPSNERAVDRVPRNRGRNQTLICALSLAGPQAAIVLDGIAFEWYVREILCPTLKPGQVVVMDNLSSHHRASIRTLIQTHGSEVMFTSPYSPDFNPIELMFFKLKALVRGGTWRVVTVVTELYDAIGVALGVVSETDIQHWFKHTHPKILL
- a CDS encoding ABC transporter permease — translated: MNVDASALPQRQLKTRTASAAAWRRFRRQPGAVAGLLITALLIAICVFAPWLAPHDPVTQYPNGLSELGAPLPPTHTFWFGTDALGRDLYSRLIFGTRTSLLVAVLSNLIATSIALLLGTLAGYFGGLTDTLIMRLTDVLISFPVLLLAAFLAAVLRPGIGVIIGVIGGVGWFYLARVIRAELLSVRRREYVEAARALGASDARIIFRHALPQILGQVMVYSTLNFSTTVLFVAALSYVGIGVQPPTPDWGNMIADGSQYLTVSPWLVIFPGIFLGLSVLSFNLLGDGLRDALDVKSGKKAI
- a CDS encoding IS630 family transposase (programmed frameshift), whose product is MNTVGVRGYSLELRTRIVALVLGGASPGEAAKHFSVHVDTVKSYLKRHHQNTLHIVAKPTGRRRTVMALHEQQLLAQLETHQDATLQEHADMLETITGLKISYKTVDRVFRRYKITHKKTLVARERREELRSQFLTDLAPYLQTPDRLVFLDESGFHIAMTRGYSRALSNERAVDRVPRNRGRNQTLICALSLAGPQAAIVLDGIAFEWYVREILCPTLNPGQVVVMDNLSSHHRASIRTLIQTHGSEVMFTSPYSPDFNPIELMFFKLKALVRGGTWRVVTVVTELYDAIGVALGVVSETDIQHWFKHTHPKILL